The Devosia sp. genome segment CCCGTCCATCGATTGCACCTTCTTGGGCATCAGGTAGCGCATGCCGATGATCCCGAAGGGCGTCAGCACCATGGAAATGATCACCGTTGCCGTGAAGATCGCATTGGTCGGCGCATCGATCAGCCCGGTCGATGCGGCGGTGGTATAGAGCACGAAGGCGAATTCACCGCCCTGCCCCATGAGCACCGCGCGCTCCAGCGCCTCGGCGTGATCAGAGCGCAGCAGCCGGGCAATGACATAGATCGCCACCGCCTTGACCAGCATGTAGGCGACGACGCTGATGGCGATGAGCTGCCAGTTCTCGGCCACGACGCCAAGGTCGAGCGACATGCCGACAGCGAGGAAGAACAGGCCCAATAGCAATCCGCGGAACGGTTCGACATCGGCCTCCAGCTGGTGCTTGAAGGTCGAGGTCGACAGCAGCACCCCGGCCAGGAACGCCCCCATGGCCATGGACAGCCCGCTGACCTGGAACAGCAGCGCCGCACCCAGAACCACCAGCAGGGCTGCCGCAGTCATCACCTCGCGCACCCGCGCCTGCGCCAGAAAGGCGAAGAACGGATTCATGATCCGCCGCCCGAGGAAAATCAGCAGCAGGATGGCGCCGACCGCCAGCCCGAATGCAGCCAGCCGTGTCCAGGCATCGGCATCATCCGTTGTCGGCGACAGGAAGGCCACCACCGCCAGGAGCGGCACAATGGCGAGGTCTTCGAGCAGCAGGATCGACACCATTTTCTGCCCGCCATCGGTCGCCAGTTCGCCGCGCTCGCCAAGGATTTGCATGACGATGGCCGTCGAGGTCAGCACGAACCCCATGCCGAAAACAAAGGCTACCACCGGCGCAAAGCCGATCAGCACGCCGACGCCCGTCAGCAGAGCCCCGCAGGTGCCGACCTGGATCACGCCCAGGCCGAATATCTGCTTGCGCAGGGCCCAGAGGCGCATGGGCTCCATTTCGAGCCCGATGATGAACAGAAAAAGCACCACGCCCAGTTCGGCCGCAGCCAGCACCGAAGCCGGATCGGCAATCAGCCCGATGCCGGACGGGCCGAGCACCAGCCCTGCCGCGAGGTACCCGAGCACCGAGCCGAGGCCCAGCCGCTTGAACAGCGGCACGGCGATGACGCCTGCAGCCAGCAGGGCAACGACCGGCACCAGGTCCACCCCATGGTGCGCCGCCTCCGCCGCATGAGAAACCACCTCGCCTGCCATGTCTATTCCCCGAAACTATTGGGGATCGACACTGATGCGGCATGGCTCCGGCGTCAAGCGCCGGCTCCGCATGTCCCATCTTCAGTTTGCGGCAGGCTCGACCCCGGTCGGTCCGGTGCCCGGTGGTGGCTCATCCCTGGATTGGCTGCGCTTTTCCGCCGCCCGATCCTGTCGTTGTTCGCGGATCGCCTGGGCCGCATTGGCCAGCAGTTCCTCGCGATCGCTCATGCTTCTGGTTCGGCGGACCGGGCGGCGCGGCCGCACCGGCCTGCTCGGCAAGGCATGGGCAATCACCGATTGGGCGATCAGCAGCGCCGGCACGGCCACCAGTCCGCCCACCGGTCCCCATGCCCAGATCCAGAAAGTGATCGAGAGGAAGATGATGAACGGATTGAGCGTCAGGCTGCGCCCGATGAAATGTGGGGTGAAAATCTGCCCCTCGACGAAATTGATGCCGGCATAGCACGCCACCGGCAAAAGGATTTCCGGCAGTGTCGTCTGCGTCCCCAGCCCGACGGCCAACAGCACCGTGATCATGATCGCCTGCCCCACATAGGGAATGTAGTTGAGCACCGCGGCCATGGCGCCCCACAGCAGCGGCGAGGGCATGC includes the following:
- a CDS encoding monovalent cation:proton antiporter-2 (CPA2) family protein gives rise to the protein MAGEVVSHAAEAAHHGVDLVPVVALLAAGVIAVPLFKRLGLGSVLGYLAAGLVLGPSGIGLIADPASVLAAAELGVVLFLFIIGLEMEPMRLWALRKQIFGLGVIQVGTCGALLTGVGVLIGFAPVVAFVFGMGFVLTSTAIVMQILGERGELATDGGQKMVSILLLEDLAIVPLLAVVAFLSPTTDDADAWTRLAAFGLAVGAILLLIFLGRRIMNPFFAFLAQARVREVMTAAALLVVLGAALLFQVSGLSMAMGAFLAGVLLSTSTFKHQLEADVEPFRGLLLGLFFLAVGMSLDLGVVAENWQLIAISVVAYMLVKAVAIYVIARLLRSDHAEALERAVLMGQGGEFAFVLYTTAASTGLIDAPTNAIFTATVIISMVLTPFGIIGMRYLMPKKVQSMDGVETADGLSAKVLIIGFGRFGQIVSQPLLALRYSVSIIDNDTDMIRAAAQIGFKVYYGDGTRLDILRAAGAGTADLILVCTDGRERTNRIVELVRHEFPLAKVMARAFDRVHAIELMRAGVDYQRREVFDSAATFGGEAIRQLGADEQQIADIIEGLRERDRQRFELQLNGDDWRTGGQLLLNNAREQAREGGVTVSDADAEAVAQRSERETQGG